From the genome of Bordetella sp. H567, one region includes:
- a CDS encoding iron-containing alcohol dehydrogenase — MQSFAFHAAKSVIVAPGSAGQLADHVTRLGARSVLVVTDPGVARAGLVEPVLQALRGAGLSVSCFADVEPEPPVAVVLRAADQARASGAECVVGFGGGSSLDAAKLAALLAAGDSRLEDIYGVDKVRGGRLPLILVPTTAGTGSEVTPIAIVTTGENMKQGVVSPVLLPDVALLDADLTLGLPAPVTAATGIDAMVHAIEAYTSKRLKNPLSDSLAREALRLLSANIRRACRTPSDREARQAMLVGACMAGMAFANAPVAAVHALAYPVGARFHVPHGLSNSLVLGPVLRFNLPAALPLYAELAEQVLPHAAGSPEARAAALIETLEALPADLGLPARLSQVGIGPADIGLLADDAMRQTRLLVNNPREVSHADAAALYRQAL, encoded by the coding sequence ATGCAATCCTTCGCTTTTCATGCCGCCAAATCCGTCATCGTGGCGCCGGGCTCGGCCGGCCAGCTGGCGGACCACGTAACGCGCCTGGGCGCGCGGTCGGTGCTGGTGGTCACGGACCCCGGCGTCGCGCGCGCGGGGCTGGTGGAGCCCGTGCTGCAGGCCTTGCGCGGCGCCGGGCTGTCGGTGTCGTGCTTTGCCGACGTCGAGCCCGAACCGCCGGTGGCGGTGGTGCTGCGCGCGGCGGACCAGGCGCGCGCCAGCGGTGCCGAATGCGTGGTGGGCTTCGGCGGCGGCAGTTCGCTGGACGCCGCCAAACTGGCCGCCTTGCTGGCGGCCGGGGACAGCCGGCTGGAAGACATCTATGGCGTGGACAAGGTGCGTGGCGGCCGCCTGCCCTTGATTCTGGTCCCCACGACGGCGGGCACGGGGTCGGAGGTGACGCCCATCGCCATCGTCACGACCGGCGAAAACATGAAGCAGGGCGTGGTCTCGCCGGTGCTGTTGCCGGACGTCGCGCTGCTGGATGCCGACCTGACGCTGGGCCTGCCCGCGCCGGTTACCGCCGCGACGGGCATCGACGCCATGGTCCACGCCATCGAGGCCTATACCAGCAAGCGCCTGAAGAACCCGCTGTCCGACAGCCTAGCCCGTGAAGCGCTGCGGCTGTTGTCGGCCAATATCCGGCGCGCCTGCCGCACGCCTTCGGACCGGGAGGCGCGCCAGGCCATGCTGGTCGGGGCCTGCATGGCCGGCATGGCCTTCGCCAACGCGCCCGTGGCCGCCGTGCATGCGCTGGCCTACCCGGTGGGCGCGCGCTTCCACGTACCGCACGGCCTGTCCAACTCCCTGGTGCTGGGCCCGGTGCTGCGCTTTAACCTGCCGGCCGCGCTGCCCTTGTACGCCGAACTGGCCGAGCAGGTACTGCCCCACGCGGCCGGGTCGCCGGAAGCGCGCGCCGCCGCGCTGATCGAGACCCTGGAAGCCTTGCCAGCCGACCTGGGCCTGCCGGCGCGGCTGTCGCAAGTGGGTATCGGCCCGGCGGACATCGGCCTCCTGGCCGACGATGCCATGCGGCAGACCCGCCTGCTGGTCAACAACCCCCGCGAGGTGTCCCATGCCGACGCGGCGGCCCTGTATCGCCAGGCACTCTGA
- a CDS encoding aconitase X swivel domain-containing protein yields the protein MATGDGHDAVDSAIGTAIGSAIGSAIDSGIDSAIDSATDSAIGAAPGGATGAGVAAARGVARAAAGPVSSASCSGIAIVPGIGAGGLLVLDEPLSFWGGYDAQAGTIVEPRHPQFGLALRGTFLLMARAKGSSSSSSVLAEAIRNGTGPAAIVMRERDLIVALGCIVASELYGVDVPIAVVDEAGWQALAALPPGTPLRLEAGEARCDITAGTLPS from the coding sequence ATGGCGACGGGGGACGGCCACGACGCCGTCGACTCGGCTATCGGCACGGCAATCGGGTCGGCAATCGGCTCGGCTATCGACTCGGGGATCGACTCGGCAATCGACTCGGCGACCGACTCGGCAATCGGCGCGGCACCCGGCGGGGCCACTGGCGCCGGTGTGGCGGCCGCGCGGGGCGTGGCGCGCGCCGCCGCCGGGCCGGTATCCTCGGCATCCTGCTCCGGTATCGCCATCGTGCCGGGTATCGGCGCGGGCGGCTTGCTCGTGCTGGACGAACCGCTCAGCTTCTGGGGCGGCTACGACGCGCAGGCCGGCACCATCGTCGAACCGCGCCATCCGCAATTCGGCTTGGCGCTGCGGGGCACGTTCCTGCTGATGGCGCGGGCCAAGGGATCGAGCTCCAGCAGCAGCGTGCTGGCGGAAGCCATCCGCAACGGCACCGGCCCCGCGGCCATCGTGATGCGCGAACGCGACCTGATCGTGGCATTGGGCTGCATCGTTGCCTCGGAACTGTATGGCGTCGATGTGCCGATCGCGGTCGTGGACGAGGCCGGATGGCAGGCATTGGCGGCGCTGCCGCCCGGCACCCCGCTGCGGCTGGAAGCCGGCGAGGCGCGGTGCGACATTACCGCCGGAACACTGCCTTCATGA
- a CDS encoding AMP nucleosidase, with the protein MPYEAFDSAEAAVTRLIEIYERNTAYLRAGLQRITHGDEMQGVRVRACYPSVRIAVHTYDPVDSRLSYGHVAEPGVYQTTITQPGLFKDYLLEQIGHLLLNHKVPVEVGESHVPIPLHFAFPNGAYIEGEHLEGLKRPLRDIFDVPDLAITDDAIVNGTWHGRSNEPRPLGPFTAPRVDYSLHRLQHYTATAPAHFQNYVLFTNYQFYVDEFCARARAMLAAGEGDYDALIEPGNRVTRRGEPIAADAAPGRLPQMPAYHLTRADHSGITLVNIGVGPSNAKTITDHIAVLRPHAWLMLGHCAGLRTSQRLGDYVLAHGYVRDDHVLDADLPTWVPVPPLAEVQVALEQAVEEVAGLSGWDLKRIMRTGTVATIDNRNWELRDHTEPVQRFAQSRAIALDMESATIAANGFRFRVPYGTLLCVSDKPLHGELKLPGMATAFYRRQVGQHLEIGIRALERLREMPPERLHSRKLRSFMETAFQ; encoded by the coding sequence ATGCCGTACGAAGCGTTCGACAGCGCCGAGGCCGCGGTCACGCGCCTGATCGAGATCTACGAGCGCAACACGGCCTATTTGCGCGCCGGCCTGCAGCGCATCACCCATGGCGACGAGATGCAGGGCGTCCGCGTGCGGGCCTGCTATCCCAGCGTGCGCATCGCGGTCCATACCTACGACCCCGTGGACAGCCGGCTGTCGTACGGCCACGTGGCCGAACCCGGCGTCTACCAAACGACCATCACGCAGCCGGGCCTGTTCAAGGATTATCTGCTCGAGCAGATCGGCCATCTGCTGCTGAACCACAAGGTGCCGGTGGAAGTCGGGGAATCCCACGTGCCCATCCCGCTGCATTTCGCCTTTCCAAACGGCGCCTATATCGAAGGCGAGCACCTGGAGGGCCTGAAGCGGCCGCTGCGAGACATCTTCGACGTGCCGGACCTGGCGATCACGGACGATGCGATCGTCAACGGCACCTGGCACGGCCGCAGCAACGAGCCGCGTCCACTGGGCCCGTTCACGGCGCCGCGCGTGGATTATTCGCTGCACCGGCTGCAGCACTACACCGCCACCGCGCCGGCGCACTTCCAGAACTACGTGCTGTTTACCAACTACCAGTTCTACGTCGACGAATTCTGCGCCCGCGCGCGTGCCATGCTCGCGGCCGGCGAAGGCGATTACGACGCCTTGATCGAGCCCGGCAACCGCGTCACGCGGCGCGGCGAGCCGATCGCCGCGGATGCCGCGCCGGGCCGGCTGCCGCAGATGCCCGCCTATCACCTGACCCGTGCGGACCACTCCGGCATCACGCTGGTCAATATCGGGGTGGGGCCGTCGAACGCCAAGACGATCACCGACCACATCGCCGTGCTGCGTCCCCACGCCTGGCTGATGCTGGGGCATTGCGCGGGCCTGCGCACCTCGCAGCGCCTGGGCGACTACGTGCTGGCGCATGGCTATGTGCGCGACGACCACGTGCTGGACGCGGACCTGCCCACCTGGGTGCCGGTGCCGCCCCTGGCCGAAGTGCAGGTGGCGCTGGAACAGGCCGTGGAGGAAGTCGCGGGGCTGTCGGGATGGGACTTGAAGCGCATCATGCGTACCGGCACGGTGGCGACGATCGACAACCGCAATTGGGAATTGCGCGACCATACGGAGCCGGTCCAGCGATTCGCGCAATCGCGCGCCATCGCCCTGGACATGGAATCGGCCACCATCGCGGCCAACGGTTTTCGCTTCCGGGTACCCTACGGCACCTTGCTCTGCGTGTCCGACAAACCGCTGCACGGGGAGCTGAAGCTGCCGGGAATGGCGACGGCGTTTTACCGGCGCCAGGTAGGCCAGCATCTGGAAATCGGCATCCGCGCGCTGGAGCGCCTGCGCGAGATGCCGCCGGAACGCCTGCATTCGCGCAAGCTGCGCAGCTTCATGGAGACCGCGTTCCAGTGA
- a CDS encoding branched-chain amino acid ABC transporter substrate-binding protein translates to MKKHHRLAAMAALALTAGMLATPAQAQAIAIKIAVVGPTTGAVTQYGDMVREGVHTAIEQVNAAGGVNGRKLEAVVIDDGCEPKQGPTAANRVVNEKIGFVVGGVCSGATIAAAPIYEQEGVVMVTPSATAPALTDGKKYNFIFRTIGRDDQQGPAAAAYIVDKIKPKKVAVLHDKQSYGQGIATSVKNQLEKAGIPVAVFEGINAGDSDYSAVITKLKSANVDFVYYGGYHPELGLLMRQGAEQGLKARFMGPEGAGNPDINAIAGQAVEGMLLTLPADFSQDPKNTELVKAFKDKQRNPSGAFQLTAYTATMAIVDGIKGVGAADPTKVAAWLHKNSIESPIGKVSWNSQGDLNSFAFKVYEWHQDGSHTPAP, encoded by the coding sequence ATGAAAAAACACCATCGTTTGGCGGCCATGGCCGCGCTCGCACTCACGGCCGGCATGCTGGCCACCCCGGCACAGGCCCAGGCGATCGCGATCAAGATCGCCGTGGTGGGCCCCACCACCGGTGCCGTCACGCAATACGGCGACATGGTGCGCGAAGGCGTCCACACGGCCATCGAGCAGGTCAATGCCGCGGGCGGCGTCAACGGACGCAAGCTGGAAGCCGTGGTTATCGACGATGGCTGCGAGCCCAAGCAGGGTCCGACGGCGGCCAACCGGGTGGTGAACGAAAAGATCGGCTTCGTCGTGGGCGGGGTGTGCTCGGGCGCCACGATCGCCGCGGCTCCCATCTATGAGCAGGAAGGCGTCGTCATGGTGACGCCGTCGGCCACCGCCCCGGCCCTGACCGACGGCAAGAAGTACAACTTCATCTTCCGCACCATCGGCCGCGACGATCAGCAAGGGCCCGCGGCGGCGGCCTACATCGTCGACAAGATCAAGCCCAAGAAGGTCGCGGTCCTGCACGACAAGCAGTCGTATGGCCAGGGCATCGCCACCTCGGTCAAGAACCAGCTGGAAAAGGCCGGTATTCCCGTGGCGGTGTTCGAGGGCATCAATGCCGGCGACAGCGATTATTCGGCGGTGATCACCAAGCTGAAGAGCGCGAACGTCGACTTCGTCTATTACGGCGGTTATCACCCGGAACTGGGCCTGTTGATGCGGCAGGGCGCGGAACAAGGGCTGAAGGCCCGCTTCATGGGCCCGGAAGGCGCGGGCAATCCGGACATCAACGCGATCGCCGGGCAGGCCGTGGAAGGCATGCTGCTGACGCTGCCGGCCGATTTCTCCCAGGATCCCAAGAACACGGAACTGGTCAAGGCGTTCAAGGATAAGCAGCGCAATCCGTCCGGCGCTTTCCAGCTGACGGCCTACACGGCCACGATGGCCATCGTCGACGGCATCAAGGGCGTGGGCGCGGCCGATCCCACCAAGGTGGCGGCATGGCTGCACAAAAACAGCATCGAGTCGCCCATCGGTAAGGTATCGTGGAACTCGCAAGGCGATTTGAACAGCTTCGCCTTCAAAGTGTACGAGTGGCACCAAGACGGTTCGCATACGCCGGCGCCATAA
- a CDS encoding RBBP9/YdeN family alpha/beta hydrolase translates to MRFQPIIVPGWRNSGPDHWQTLWQHSLPHAVRVSQRDWENPNPDDWIGAVAACVEAAPWPALLIAHSLGCIASVALPTALHGRVAGALLVAPADIERPGAAPGLASFGPIPTRSLGFQSVVVASDNDPCCALPRARDFAHHWGSRIVVLSGAGHINAAAGFGDWPDGLKILRALRRRAAWRVSAPMRRIPAIARA, encoded by the coding sequence ATGCGATTTCAACCCATCATCGTCCCGGGTTGGCGGAATTCCGGCCCCGATCACTGGCAGACCCTGTGGCAGCACAGCCTGCCGCACGCCGTGCGGGTGTCCCAGCGGGACTGGGAAAACCCCAACCCGGACGACTGGATCGGCGCCGTGGCCGCCTGCGTGGAGGCCGCGCCCTGGCCGGCCTTGCTGATCGCCCACAGCCTGGGGTGCATCGCCTCGGTTGCCCTGCCGACGGCGCTGCACGGCCGCGTGGCCGGCGCGCTGCTGGTGGCGCCGGCGGACATCGAGCGCCCTGGCGCGGCGCCCGGCCTGGCGTCGTTCGGCCCCATCCCGACGCGTTCGCTCGGCTTCCAGAGCGTGGTCGTCGCCAGCGACAATGATCCCTGCTGCGCCCTGCCCCGGGCGCGCGATTTCGCCCACCACTGGGGCAGCCGCATCGTCGTGCTGTCCGGCGCCGGCCACATCAATGCGGCGGCCGGCTTCGGCGACTGGCCGGACGGCCTGAAGATACTGCGCGCGCTGCGCCGCCGCGCCGCGTGGCGCGTCAGCGCGCCGATGCGGCGCATTCCGGCAATCGCGCGCGCCTGA
- a CDS encoding LysR substrate-binding domain-containing protein, giving the protein MTLTELKYIVAVARERHFGRAAEACFVSQPTLSVAIRKLEDELGVTIFERGGAEVGVTPIGQRIVAQAQKVLEESASIKEIARQGHDPLAGPLRVGVIHTIGPYLLPRLVPVQIERTPQMPLLLQENFTLRLVELLRQGEIDCAIMALPLPEAGLVIQPLYDEPFLVAVPRDHPWADRTAIPAQDLKQQTMLLLGSGHCFRDQVLEVCPELSRFSAASDGIQRTFEGSSLETIRHMVAAGIGITVLPVTAVPENPPADSLLRYVPLEEPVPDRRVVLAWRRSFPRLAAIEALAQAVYATPMPGVRMLEGLAAAHQD; this is encoded by the coding sequence ATGACTCTCACCGAACTCAAGTACATCGTCGCCGTGGCACGCGAACGTCATTTCGGCCGCGCGGCCGAGGCCTGTTTCGTCAGCCAGCCGACCTTGTCGGTGGCGATACGGAAACTTGAGGACGAACTGGGCGTGACGATTTTCGAGCGCGGCGGGGCGGAGGTGGGTGTCACGCCCATCGGCCAGCGCATCGTCGCGCAGGCGCAGAAGGTGCTGGAGGAAAGCGCCAGCATCAAGGAAATCGCCCGCCAGGGGCACGACCCGCTGGCCGGCCCCTTGCGCGTGGGCGTGATCCACACCATCGGGCCTTACCTGTTGCCGCGGCTGGTGCCGGTGCAGATCGAACGCACGCCGCAAATGCCCTTGCTGCTGCAGGAAAACTTCACCTTGCGCCTGGTGGAGCTGCTGCGCCAGGGCGAGATCGACTGCGCCATCATGGCCCTGCCGCTGCCGGAAGCGGGCCTGGTCATCCAGCCGCTGTATGACGAGCCTTTCCTGGTTGCCGTGCCCAGGGACCATCCGTGGGCGGATCGCACGGCCATCCCGGCGCAGGACCTGAAGCAGCAGACCATGCTGCTGCTGGGCAGCGGGCACTGTTTCCGCGACCAGGTACTGGAAGTCTGTCCGGAGCTGTCGCGTTTTTCCGCCGCCAGCGACGGTATCCAGCGCACCTTCGAAGGGTCCTCGCTGGAAACCATCCGCCATATGGTCGCGGCAGGCATCGGCATCACGGTGCTGCCGGTGACAGCCGTGCCGGAGAATCCCCCGGCCGACAGCCTGCTGCGCTACGTGCCGCTGGAAGAGCCGGTGCCGGATCGACGCGTGGTGCTGGCCTGGCGGCGCAGCTTCCCGCGGCTGGCCGCCATCGAAGCGCTCGCGCAGGCGGTCTATGCCACGCCCATGCCGGGCGTGCGCATGCTGGAAGGCCTGGCCGCCGCGCATCAGGACTAG
- the recG gene encoding ATP-dependent DNA helicase RecG: protein MPAATAPGKARASAAQAASPPRGDAITRRLHALGLVEPADLILHLPLRYEDETRITPIATLRPGFAAQVEGEITRCEVQYRPRRQLTAAIADDSGELQLRWLNFYPSQQRQLAVGRRLRARGEIRGGLFGREMVHPRMASADAPLATALTPVYPTTEGLHQTVLRKAIGQALAQADLADTLPPAVRERYGLAPFDESIRILHAPPPGVSEHELVERAHPAWRRIKFDELLAQQLSLAAARAARRSHKALPLAPSGNAGGLVARLYGALPFALTGAQQRVVAEIAADLARPFPMHRLLQGDVGSGKTVVAAIAAAQAMEAGAQVALMAPTEILAEQHFRKLVDWLQPLGVRVAWLSGSVGAKARREAAAAVADGSVQLIVGTQALIQEHVAFQRLGLSIVDEQHRFGVGQRLALNRKGESARGRIVPHQLNMSATPIPRTLAMTFFADLDVSVIDELPPGRTPVVTKLVSDARREEVIAHIAQAARAGRQAYWVCPLVEESEALELQTAVDTYEAMRADLPDLRIGLVHGRLPQNEKAEVMQAFREGRVDVLVATTVIEVGVDVPNASLMVIEHAERFGLAQLHQLRGRVGRGTAESVCVLVYQAPLSRIARERLRAMFETSDGFEIARRDLVQRGPGEFLGTRQSGLALLRFADIELDAAIAEQAREAAAWLRKDHADAVQAHLARWMRGREDFLRT, encoded by the coding sequence ATGCCTGCCGCCACGGCCCCGGGCAAAGCGCGCGCATCCGCGGCGCAGGCCGCGTCGCCGCCGCGCGGCGATGCCATCACGCGCCGCCTGCACGCCCTGGGGCTGGTGGAACCGGCCGACCTGATCCTGCACCTGCCGCTGCGCTACGAGGACGAAACCCGTATTACGCCGATTGCCACGCTGCGCCCCGGGTTCGCCGCCCAGGTCGAAGGCGAAATCACGCGCTGCGAGGTGCAGTACCGGCCGCGCCGCCAGTTGACGGCGGCCATCGCCGACGACAGCGGCGAACTGCAATTGCGCTGGCTCAATTTCTATCCCAGCCAGCAGCGCCAGCTGGCGGTGGGCCGCCGGCTGCGCGCGCGCGGCGAAATACGCGGCGGCCTGTTCGGACGGGAAATGGTGCATCCGCGCATGGCCAGCGCCGATGCGCCGCTGGCCACCGCGTTGACACCGGTCTATCCGACCACCGAAGGCCTGCACCAGACCGTGCTGCGCAAGGCCATCGGGCAAGCATTGGCGCAGGCCGACCTTGCCGACACGCTGCCACCCGCGGTGCGCGAGCGCTATGGCCTGGCGCCGTTCGACGAGTCCATACGCATATTGCACGCGCCGCCGCCGGGCGTGTCGGAGCACGAACTGGTCGAACGCGCGCATCCCGCATGGCGGCGCATCAAGTTCGACGAACTGCTGGCCCAGCAGCTCTCGCTGGCGGCCGCGCGCGCGGCCCGGCGGTCGCACAAGGCCTTGCCGCTGGCGCCGTCCGGCAATGCCGGCGGCCTGGTCGCGCGCCTGTACGGCGCCTTGCCCTTCGCGCTGACCGGGGCGCAGCAACGCGTGGTCGCCGAGATCGCGGCCGACCTGGCCCGGCCCTTTCCCATGCATCGGTTGCTGCAGGGCGACGTCGGCAGCGGCAAGACGGTCGTCGCGGCCATCGCGGCGGCCCAGGCCATGGAGGCGGGCGCGCAGGTGGCCTTGATGGCGCCGACCGAAATCCTGGCCGAACAGCATTTCCGCAAACTCGTGGATTGGCTGCAACCCCTGGGCGTGCGGGTGGCCTGGCTGAGCGGCAGCGTGGGGGCGAAGGCGCGGCGCGAGGCGGCCGCCGCCGTGGCCGACGGCAGCGTGCAGCTGATCGTGGGCACCCAGGCCCTGATCCAGGAGCACGTGGCCTTCCAGCGCCTGGGCCTGTCCATCGTGGATGAACAGCACCGCTTTGGCGTGGGACAGCGCCTGGCCCTGAATCGCAAGGGCGAGTCGGCGCGCGGGCGCATCGTGCCGCATCAGCTGAACATGAGCGCCACGCCGATTCCGCGCACGCTGGCCATGACTTTTTTCGCCGACCTGGACGTGTCCGTTATCGACGAACTGCCGCCGGGACGCACGCCGGTGGTCACCAAGCTGGTGTCCGACGCGCGCCGCGAGGAGGTCATCGCCCATATCGCGCAGGCCGCGCGCGCGGGGCGCCAGGCATACTGGGTCTGCCCGCTGGTCGAGGAAAGCGAGGCGCTGGAATTGCAGACGGCGGTCGACACCTACGAGGCCATGCGCGCCGACCTCCCGGACCTGCGCATCGGCCTGGTACACGGGCGCCTGCCGCAGAACGAAAAGGCCGAGGTCATGCAGGCGTTCCGCGAAGGCCGCGTCGACGTACTGGTCGCGACCACGGTGATCGAGGTCGGCGTCGACGTGCCCAATGCCTCGCTCATGGTGATCGAACACGCCGAGCGTTTCGGCCTGGCCCAGCTGCATCAGCTGCGCGGCCGCGTGGGACGCGGCACCGCCGAATCGGTCTGCGTGCTGGTGTACCAGGCACCGTTGTCGCGTATCGCCCGCGAACGCCTGCGCGCGATGTTCGAGACCTCCGACGGTTTTGAAATCGCGCGGCGCGACCTGGTGCAGCGCGGGCCGGGGGAATTCCTGGGGACCCGGCAATCCGGCCTGGCGCTGCTGCGCTTTGCCGATATCGAGCTGGATGCGGCCATCGCGGAACAGGCGCGCGAGGCCGCCGCCTGGCTGCGCAAGGATCACGCCGACGCGGTGCAGGCGCACCTGGCGCGCTGGATGCGCGGGCGCGAGGATTTCCTGCGTACCTGA
- a CDS encoding Rid family detoxifying hydrolase: MNKEIIHTQDAPKAVGPYSQAVAVTGARTVYLSGQIGLEPHNGELVSESFEGQVKQAFANMLAVAEAAGGTKENVVKLTLFLTDLGKFGTVNTIMADIFPQPYPARSTVGVASLPKGAQFEVEAVVVL; this comes from the coding sequence ATGAACAAAGAGATCATCCACACCCAGGACGCCCCGAAGGCCGTCGGACCCTATTCGCAGGCCGTCGCCGTGACCGGCGCTAGGACGGTCTACCTCTCGGGCCAGATCGGCCTGGAACCCCATAACGGCGAACTGGTGTCCGAGAGCTTCGAAGGGCAGGTCAAGCAGGCCTTCGCCAATATGCTCGCGGTGGCGGAGGCCGCCGGCGGCACCAAGGAAAACGTGGTAAAGCTCACGCTGTTCCTGACCGACCTGGGCAAGTTCGGCACGGTCAACACCATCATGGCCGATATCTTTCCCCAGCCCTATCCCGCGCGTTCCACGGTGGGCGTGGCCAGCCTGCCCAAGGGCGCCCAGTTCGAGGTGGAAGCCGTCGTCGTTCTCTGA
- a CDS encoding LysR family transcriptional regulator: MNLSARHLRAFVALAEERHFTRAAQRCHLTQPAFSALIRAIEDDAGMRLFDRTTRHVELTAEGRILETSARRLLADFELVMEDLRDHAARRRGRVALAALPSLAAGWLPDILADFHRRYPGIALTLRDALLDPCLDMVRDGEVDFAVASRRADMAELDSEFLHADRFHLVCRADHPLAARPAATLAQVAKWPLIQLARNSSVRQHLDAALGRRKLRPLVEVEHLATVTGLVAAGLGVSIVPEMTLFHFQRPGVAIRPLAGKVPTRALYLVKRTGRTLPLAAQTLYETLLREREHIASIAHHAGLSR, translated from the coding sequence ATGAATCTGTCGGCCCGGCATCTGCGCGCCTTCGTCGCCCTGGCGGAGGAAAGGCACTTCACGCGGGCGGCGCAGCGCTGCCATTTGACGCAGCCCGCTTTCAGCGCCCTCATTCGCGCCATCGAGGACGACGCCGGCATGCGGCTGTTCGACCGCACCACGCGGCATGTCGAACTGACGGCGGAGGGCCGCATATTGGAAACGTCCGCGCGGCGGTTGCTGGCCGACTTCGAACTGGTCATGGAGGACCTGCGCGACCATGCGGCGCGGCGGCGCGGCCGCGTGGCGCTTGCGGCCCTGCCATCGCTGGCCGCGGGCTGGCTGCCGGATATCCTGGCCGATTTCCACCGGCGCTACCCCGGTATCGCCCTGACGCTGCGCGATGCGTTGCTGGACCCCTGCCTGGATATGGTGCGCGACGGCGAGGTCGACTTCGCCGTGGCCTCGCGGCGCGCCGATATGGCGGAACTGGACAGCGAATTCCTGCATGCGGACCGGTTTCACCTGGTGTGCCGCGCCGATCACCCGCTGGCCGCCCGGCCGGCCGCGACGCTGGCGCAGGTGGCCAAATGGCCGCTGATCCAGCTGGCCCGCAACAGCAGCGTGCGCCAGCACCTGGATGCCGCCCTGGGCCGGCGCAAGCTGCGCCCGTTGGTGGAGGTCGAACACCTGGCCACCGTCACCGGCCTGGTGGCGGCGGGGCTGGGGGTCAGCATCGTGCCGGAGATGACCTTGTTCCACTTCCAGCGGCCCGGCGTGGCGATCCGCCCGCTGGCCGGCAAGGTGCCCACGCGGGCGCTCTATCTGGTCAAGCGCACCGGCCGCACGCTGCCCCTGGCCGCCCAGACTTTATATGAAACATTGTTACGAGAGCGTGAACATATCGCGTCGATCGCGCACCATGCAGGGCTTTCACGGTAG
- a CDS encoding acyclic terpene utilization AtuA family protein: MPSPSPAAPPAAASTLLIGCASGFSGDRTDGAGPVVDTLAARGGGTLIFETLAERTLALAQLARQQDTRAGYEPLLDELVGPVLARCHAHGIRIVSNFGAANPPGAARRIAELARAQGLPAPRIAIVHGDDLSSPAQRALLREQLGPRMDDMDIVSANAYLGGTEIADALRAGADIVVAGRVADPSLTVGPALAHFGWREDDWEKLGRATMAGHMLECGTQVTGGYFCVPGLKDVDGLHETGFPIAEISANGDFVIGKAAHTGGRVDARTVKEQLLYEVHDPARYLTPDVVADLSRAQVMELGADRVQLRGITGHARPDTLKVNVCHRGGWLAEAEISYAGVQAEARARLAAEIVRRRLQDALRLRIDLVGAVSILDNDDGALRAALPDRHARDVRLRVAGAHADRAVAERVLREVTALYCCGPAGGGGVRTALRPRLNMVSCTIDRGAVRGGWRMYDPAEDEQ, from the coding sequence ATGCCTTCACCCTCCCCCGCCGCGCCTCCTGCCGCCGCGTCCACGCTGTTGATCGGCTGCGCCTCCGGCTTTTCCGGCGACCGCACCGACGGCGCCGGACCGGTCGTCGATACGCTGGCCGCGCGCGGCGGTGGCACGCTGATCTTCGAAACCCTGGCCGAGCGCACGCTGGCCCTGGCCCAGCTGGCGCGCCAGCAGGACACGCGCGCCGGTTACGAGCCGCTGCTGGACGAGCTGGTCGGCCCCGTGCTGGCGCGCTGCCATGCGCACGGCATACGCATCGTCAGCAACTTCGGCGCGGCCAACCCGCCAGGCGCCGCGCGGCGGATAGCCGAACTGGCGCGCGCGCAGGGCCTGCCCGCGCCGCGCATCGCGATCGTCCACGGCGACGACCTGTCCTCGCCGGCGCAGCGCGCCCTGCTGCGCGAACAACTGGGCCCGCGCATGGACGACATGGACATCGTCAGCGCCAACGCCTATCTGGGCGGCACGGAGATCGCCGACGCGCTGCGCGCGGGCGCCGACATCGTCGTGGCGGGCCGGGTGGCCGATCCTTCGCTGACGGTCGGCCCCGCCCTGGCCCACTTCGGCTGGCGCGAAGACGACTGGGAAAAACTGGGGCGCGCCACCATGGCCGGCCATATGCTGGAATGCGGCACCCAGGTCACGGGGGGCTATTTCTGCGTGCCGGGCCTCAAGGACGTGGACGGCCTGCATGAAACCGGCTTCCCCATCGCGGAGATCTCGGCCAACGGCGACTTCGTCATCGGCAAGGCCGCGCATACGGGCGGCCGGGTGGACGCGCGCACCGTCAAGGAACAACTGCTGTACGAAGTGCACGACCCCGCGCGCTACCTCACGCCGGACGTGGTGGCGGACCTGAGCCGCGCGCAAGTGATGGAGCTGGGCGCCGACCGCGTCCAGCTGCGCGGCATCACCGGCCACGCGCGGCCGGATACCCTGAAGGTCAACGTCTGCCATCGCGGCGGCTGGCTGGCCGAAGCCGAGATCTCCTACGCCGGCGTGCAGGCCGAAGCGCGCGCGCGGCTGGCCGCGGAGATCGTGCGCCGCCGCCTGCAAGACGCGCTGCGGCTGCGCATCGACCTGGTCGGCGCGGTCAGCATCCTGGACAACGACGACGGCGCGCTGCGCGCCGCCCTGCCGGACCGGCACGCGCGCGATGTCAGGCTGCGGGTGGCCGGCGCGCATGCCGATCGCGCCGTCGCGGAACGCGTACTGCGTGAAGTCACGGCCCTGTATTGCTGTGGGCCGGCAGGCGGCGGCGGTGTACGCACCGCCTTGCGGCCGCGCCTGAACATGGTGTCCTGCACCATCGACCGCGGCGCGGTGCGCGGCGGCTGGCGCATGTACGATCCGGCGGAGGACGAGCAATGA